Part of the Sulfurovum sp. TSL6 genome, GGGTTTTTAGACATCTCCAGCCATGTTTGGCTCAGATGCCCTAAGTCAACACTGCCAAACGTTTGATAGGTTAATATCACTGCAAGTATAAACAATAAGTCAGCCCCTTTATGTATCAGCATGGTCCAACTACCATTTTTTACCGCACTTTTTGAGGCAACATTAAATGATACCAATAAGTACAGACTGACACTCATAAGTTGCCAGGCAAGCGCAAGAATCACAAGATTATTACTCATTACTAGCATATAGATAGCTGAGAAAATAAAATTTAAAAGAATAAAAAACCTTTTGTACCCTGGTTCATCCCACATATATTTTGTAGCATATTTACGGATCACAAGACCTAAAATAGCAACATAGGGTACAAGTATGGCAGAGAGCTCATTGAAAACAAATAAACCCCCAAGTCCATGTATAGATTCATCGGTAGTGATAACATAATAGGTTCCGTATAGCCCTAGCAACGCAATCATACTTGATAACATGATACTCACTTTGGGAATATGTTCCTTTTTACTAACAAAAATGAGTATAAATGCTATAACCAGTGGTATGCCTGGGATAAGCAATATAATTTTTTCCACTAAAAACTCCTGTAATTTACTAAATTATTTCGTAAAAAAATTCTATTTACTGGGTTTAGAATTCACTATTCTATATAGCTATAATACTGAATCAAAATAAATTTGAACAACGAAGATTTTCAAAACCATCTTCTAAAACCTTAGCCATTATAGATAATTTTTTTAAAATATAGTCTATATTAAAAACAAAGTTGTACTAAAATGTAAATTTAACAGTGCATTGTTACTATTTCACAATTTGATACTACTATTACTTATATTCCAATTGCTGTACCCCTTATCATACATCAACTTTTTAGTATCAGAGATACCAATAATCAATAAAGCCAATAAAGAGAAGTAAACACATAAAGATGCTGTTCATTTTTTACACTATATAATGTAATAGAGAAAATTGCCTTAAAGAAGACATGTTCAAAAATACTTATTAAAATCATCTATTATTGTGTTATAATTTCAAATTACTTATAGTTATATTATGCATATTTTGTATAAATTATAAGAAAAGTCAAAGGTTTTTACAGTAAACTCCCATTTGAAAACATATAAATGTAGTTGATAAAGAATTTGTCATAAATATTACCAATAAGTGATATAAAGGTTTATTTGTGTAAAGTTTATTTGAAGCTACATTTGTAATCTATTGATTATGATGAATATAATTGTTCTAATCAATAGATATATGTTTAAATCATCATGGAGTAAAGGAGTTAAAATGTATTATGTAGCAAAAGTCGATGCAGACAAATGTGCTGAATATAAATGTAACACGTGTACACTATATTGTCCAGAAGCAAATACGCTTATGTTTGATAAAGAGGGGAACACATCTTGGGTAGATGAAGATAGATGTAAAGGGTGTGCACTTTGTGTATACGTTTGTTCTGATATGCTAGATCGTAATTGTATTACGATGGAAATGGCTGGTCACGAAGAGTAAGTCTAGAGTCTAGATTTAATTTAAAATTTTATTAGGAGAAGTTATGGCAAACCAAGGTCCTGCGTATTATTCACCGTATCCTGCGGCTACGTATGAAGGTGTGATCACACCACCAGAAGGTAAAGCACTTTTATTGGAAAGTGTGGTTGATGAAGAAACTGCAATGAGAGAAGTTGCAAAAGTGATGTTGACAAGTGAAAATGCAACTATTTTCCCTGGTCCACAAGTATTATATGGTTTCAATGAAGAAGCTAAGAGAAAAGCTACACTTATCAAAGAGATGTCAGAAGTTCTTAATGCTAAAATGATCCCAATGTATGATTATAGACCAAAGTATCCAAAAATTGATGCTGAAATTGAGATCAATCCAAATCATCCAAACTTAACAATTTGGCATAACAATATTAAAGCAGCGATCTTCATTGGTGTACATTGTCACTATGCAAACGTTGCATTAAAGATTGTAAGAGCAGAGACAGATTGTTATACGATCGCGATCTGTGGTTTGTCAGGGCATGAAGATGCAATGGCTACATTAAGAGACCAGCACTCTTCAGAGCTTGAGAAATTTATCAAAATAGCTAAAGAAGTAAAAGCTGAGTTGGGAAAATAGGTAGGAGATTATAATGAGTAAAATAACTGATATGACAGCAACACACAACTGGTCTGGACAGAAATTAGTTTCAACAGACCACCTTCTTTTCGAAGCTCCTAGAGAAAAACACTTTATGACTGGTTCTGAAGTTTTAAAAGAAGCAGTAAAAAGATGTACAGTAGATGCATCTGTATCGTACCCTATTACACCACAATCTGAAGCAGCACACCTGATCGGTGAGCTTTGGGCAGAAGGTTATGTAGGTACATATTTCCGTGGTGAGAATGAATTTGGTGTAATGTCTGAAGTTGCTGGTTGTGCAATGGCTGGTGCTAGAACAATTACGACTACTTCAGGTCCAGGTACACTTAGAGCGATGGAAAACTTTGCTCAATGGTCTGGTACAAGAATTCCATGTCAACTTATCCTAATGGCTCGTGGTATTAACTCGCCACTTACTATTCAGCCAGACAACTTAGAAGTAAGTTACTTACTAGAAACTGGTTGTATGATCTGGTACGCTGAAAATGTTCAAGAGCTATTTGACATGTCAATTGCTGCATTTACAGTGGCTGAAAAGCCAGATGTACACGTGCCGATCATTACTGCAGTTGATGGTTTCTTTGTATCTCATACTCGTGAAGCAGTAATGCTTCCAGCTGATGATATTGCACTTCATCCATATGATCCATATAAAGCTCCACTACCGGCGATTGATTCTGAAACACCTCCAGGGCGTTTCTTAAGAGATCCATTCGTTATGAAGTCTAACTATATTTCTTATGCGGCACATGCTTCATGGCAGTTTGAAATCAGATCTGCAATAGAAAGATCTAGACCATATGCAGAACACTACTTAAACGGTTTAGTACACGTTACGGGTTCTGAAGATGCTGAGATCGCATTTGTTACTTGTGGTACTGCTTCGAATCAAGCAAAAGAAGCTGAGCGTGAATTAAATAAACTGGGAATCAAATCTAAAGTTGTTAAACTAAGAACTATCAGACCTTTCCCAGAAGCTGAACTTCTTGAAGCACTAGAAGGTGTAAAACATGTATTTGTACCTGAGTTCAACGTTGTTGGTTGGCTAGAAAAAGAAGTAAAAACTGCACTTTATAAAAAATGTGATGCTGATGTTGTTGGCGGACCAAGAGTTGCTGGTGGTATGAGTATGCCTGCTGAAGCAATCATTAAAGAAGTTATGGAAAAAATCAACCCTGGAAAAGGAGCATAACATGGCAATTGATATATATAAAATCAACCCAGAATTTAGAGACATTATGCCTAAAGAGATCATTGAACTCGAAGAAAACGCTACATGGGCTCAAAATCAGGAAAAACCTCGTGGTATTAAAGAACTTCCAGATACAAAAGAGTTACTTGAAGAGCACTCTTTATGTGCTGGTTGTCCAGAAGCTGCTGCATTAAGATATGTGCTTTCTGCACTACCTAAACCTGAAGAGACTATTATTGTCAACTCAACAGGTTGTACATCTTTAATGTTCCCACACATCGCACTTCATACAGTGCACTCACTTTTTGGTAACCAAAATGCTGTTGCATCTGGTATCAAAAGAGTTTTAGACTGGAGATTTCCAGATACTGAAAAAGATGTGGTTGTTCTAGCTGGTGATGGTGCGACTGTTGATATCGGTCTTGACTATACACTACAGTCTTTCTTTAGACAAGAGAACATCACAACAATCTGTTTTGATAACGAAGTTTATGCAAATACAGGTGGACAAGAGTCTGGTGCTACGGCAAAAGGTCAAGTATTTAAAATGGCTCCAACTGGTAAAAAGTTTGATAAAGTACCTATGTGGGAACTTGCTACAACTTCTGGTTGTCACTACGTTACGAACATGACAGCTTCTGCACCAAAAGCAGTTGCAAAAGCAGTGAGAGAAGCGATCTTAGTTGCAAGAGAGATCGGACCGACATTCCTTAACATTTATACACCTTGTATTCTTGAGATTGGACTAAGTGCCAACGAAGGACTTGGGGAAATGAAAGATCAAGATAAAGATAGATTTGCATCTTACAAACATGTTTCACCAGAAGCAGAAGAATTCTTGAAAAAATGTAAAGCAGAGGGGCGTTTATAATGGCAAAAGATTCAATTAAAGTAAGACTGCCTGGTCTAGGTGGTCAGGGGGCAGTTACTGCTGCGCACATTGCAGCGACTGCAGCGGATACAGAAGGTTACTACGCGGTTTCAAATCCATTTTTTGGTGCTGAGAAACGTATGGCTCCATCTGAGAGTTATGTAAGAATCGGTACGGTGCCTATCTATGACAGAGGGGAAGTTATCTACCCTGATATTATTATGATTTTTCACCCACAAGTTATTACTATGGGTAAATCATACACAATGCCTTTTTATGCTGGTATTAAAGAAAACGGTCTAGTGATCATCAACAGTGATCACGATCTTTTAACTGATGCAGATAAAAAGACTCTAGATGATTTAAATGTAAAAGTTCTTACAAAAGATTTTACTCAATTTGCTATTGATCAAGCAGGAACTGAACTTGCTACAAATATGGCAATGTTGGGTGCATTGTTTGGTGCTTTAGGTACTATTAGTAAACCTGCTATTGAAGAAGGTATTAAAGACAGATTCCTTAAGAAATATACAGCTTCAGGTGGTACAGCTACACTTGACTCAGTCATTGAGAAAAAGTTTAAGAAAAAGCAAGAGCTTATTCAAAAAAACCTTGACACTGCATCGGCAGCATTTGATTTAACTGCTGCATGGGCAAAAGAAGTTGGTTTAGCTCAAATTCTAGACAATCCAGAGAAGTAATTCTTAATATTGCAACTGTACCTTTGGTACAGTTGTTAACCTGACTCTACATAATTCACTTCACTTATTAAATTTATTTTATAACCCTTTACAGTTAAGATAAAAGATTATTAAATAAATTTATAACGAATATCCACTCAAATTTTTAAGGTATAGACATGATACAATCATTTATTATTACAGGATTTTTAGGTGTTGGTAAAACAACAATGCTTACCAATACGGTCAAAGAACATTTTTCTGATAAAAAAGTTGCTATTATAGTGAACGAGTTTGGTGATATTGGTGTAGATGGCAATATATTAAAGAATGTACACAGTGAGGTACTTGAAATTTCAGAAGGGTGCATTTGTTGTCAATTGGCCCAAGAATTTGAAAGCGGTGTGATTGAGATCATTAATAAGTATAATCCTGAAATCATATTTGTGGAAACTTCAGGTGCATCTGAGCCTTTTCCTATCTTTTTATCTCTGCAAAACCTTGGTATCTCTGTTGAGGGTGTCATTTGTGTGGTTGATTCCAAAAACTTTGATTCGTACCAAGATAATTCAACGGCTAAATATCAAATTGGCGGCTCTAATATCATCGTACTCAATAAGACTGATTTAGTGAATGAGGATGAATTAGAAGCTGTAAAGAAAGATGTTATTGAAAT contains:
- a CDS encoding 2-oxoacid:acceptor oxidoreductase family protein, coding for MAKDSIKVRLPGLGGQGAVTAAHIAATAADTEGYYAVSNPFFGAEKRMAPSESYVRIGTVPIYDRGEVIYPDIIMIFHPQVITMGKSYTMPFYAGIKENGLVIINSDHDLLTDADKKTLDDLNVKVLTKDFTQFAIDQAGTELATNMAMLGALFGALGTISKPAIEEGIKDRFLKKYTASGGTATLDSVIEKKFKKKQELIQKNLDTASAAFDLTAAWAKEVGLAQILDNPEK
- a CDS encoding transketolase C-terminal domain-containing protein, producing MSKITDMTATHNWSGQKLVSTDHLLFEAPREKHFMTGSEVLKEAVKRCTVDASVSYPITPQSEAAHLIGELWAEGYVGTYFRGENEFGVMSEVAGCAMAGARTITTTSGPGTLRAMENFAQWSGTRIPCQLILMARGINSPLTIQPDNLEVSYLLETGCMIWYAENVQELFDMSIAAFTVAEKPDVHVPIITAVDGFFVSHTREAVMLPADDIALHPYDPYKAPLPAIDSETPPGRFLRDPFVMKSNYISYAAHASWQFEIRSAIERSRPYAEHYLNGLVHVTGSEDAEIAFVTCGTASNQAKEAERELNKLGIKSKVVKLRTIRPFPEAELLEALEGVKHVFVPEFNVVGWLEKEVKTALYKKCDADVVGGPRVAGGMSMPAEAIIKEVMEKINPGKGA
- a CDS encoding 4Fe-4S dicluster domain-containing protein, which gives rise to MYYVAKVDADKCAEYKCNTCTLYCPEANTLMFDKEGNTSWVDEDRCKGCALCVYVCSDMLDRNCITMEMAGHEE
- a CDS encoding carbon monoxide dehydrogenase beta subunit family protein, yielding MANQGPAYYSPYPAATYEGVITPPEGKALLLESVVDEETAMREVAKVMLTSENATIFPGPQVLYGFNEEAKRKATLIKEMSEVLNAKMIPMYDYRPKYPKIDAEIEINPNHPNLTIWHNNIKAAIFIGVHCHYANVALKIVRAETDCYTIAICGLSGHEDAMATLRDQHSSELEKFIKIAKEVKAELGK
- a CDS encoding GTP-binding protein, coding for MIQSFIITGFLGVGKTTMLTNTVKEHFSDKKVAIIVNEFGDIGVDGNILKNVHSEVLEISEGCICCQLAQEFESGVIEIINKYNPEIIFVETSGASEPFPIFLSLQNLGISVEGVICVVDSKNFDSYQDNSTAKYQIGGSNIIVLNKTDLVNEDELEAVKKDVIEIKEAYNIKNTLTGKKIFNNYVINQAQQGIVHKEVFEGVYKVDEIIGLAKDYNRLDHTTQDSITQKVVYLKDDIEFSDVDEVLKTLPKSIYRVKGVVRTKDVPNPIVINYSFGNVSFEELENYTERSIMIFIGESIENDVNLLSEKFDFLNLPKFRMSK
- a CDS encoding thiamine pyrophosphate-dependent enzyme, producing the protein MAIDIYKINPEFRDIMPKEIIELEENATWAQNQEKPRGIKELPDTKELLEEHSLCAGCPEAAALRYVLSALPKPEETIIVNSTGCTSLMFPHIALHTVHSLFGNQNAVASGIKRVLDWRFPDTEKDVVVLAGDGATVDIGLDYTLQSFFRQENITTICFDNEVYANTGGQESGATAKGQVFKMAPTGKKFDKVPMWELATTSGCHYVTNMTASAPKAVAKAVREAILVAREIGPTFLNIYTPCILEIGLSANEGLGEMKDQDKDRFASYKHVSPEAEEFLKKCKAEGRL